In Priestia aryabhattai, the DNA window AGATTTTTTATATGAGGAAAATAAACGTTTTTCCGAGCGATGTAAGCAAGAGCCTATTTGTTTTACATATGAAGAAGGAAAAGGAAGTCACGACTGGGCATATTGGGATCAAAAAATTCAAGATGTGTTAAAGTGGCTGTTTAGTGAAAAGTAGGGAAGGTAGTTTTCGGTGGTTCCGACTTCTAGTAGTATAATAAAGAAAAATGTTTACTTGGTCGATAGACTAAAAGGAAATGGGAGTCGGTACGAATGGGGAGAAAAAAAGTCACGATTACAGAAGTAGCAAAAGAAGCGGGTGTTTCATTAGCTACGGTATCAAGAATCTTCAACAATAAAGACGGTAAAATTAAAATCAGTGAAAAAACAAAACAAAAAGTACTCGAAGCTGCAGCGTATTTAGGGTATCAGACGAATCCATTTGCGGCAGCTCTGCGTGCTCAAAAAACAGGGATTATCGGGATATTAATTAGAGATTTAAAAGATCCGTTTTTAATTGAACTATTAAAAAAGGTACAGCAACAAGTCCAAAGTCGAGGGATGGATGTTCTTATTGGACATACGGATTACCAAGAAACAACGGCTGAGCGTCAATTAAATGTTATGATGAACCATTGGTTTGATGGGGTCATTTTATTAGACTATGTATCGGCTCAGCATCCGTTTGTAGACGTATTAAAACAATATCAAACGCCTTACGTTTCTCTTACAGGAGACGACTCTTCTGCACTTTGGCCGATTGTACATGTAGATGATGCGGTAGGAATGCAATTAGCTGTTGCTCACTTAACGGACCTTGGTCATAAGAATATAGGGTTCGTTGGAAAAGCTGTAAGCGGGGTCGAGCACCGTCTGTCTCTTTTTCATCAGTATGTACCGTCAGCAAACGCAAAGTTTGTAAAAGAAGATATGAATAACTCAGATGAACTATATCAGTTTATAAATGAACTAGCTCATCATTCAGAGCCACCAACTGCGCTTATTTGTGCCACGGATTACATTGCTCTGAAAGTGATCCACTGTGCGTGGCAAAACGGGCTTCACGTTCCAGCAGATTTATCTGTTATAGGGTTTGATGATATTACAGAAGCTAGTGAAGCGCATCCTCCATTAACAACCATTCGTCAACCGATGGAAAAAATGGCTGAAAAAGCAGTAAACCTCTTACTTCAGCAAATTCAGGATCAGCAAGAAATAGATCAGGTACAGTATAAAATGGCACCTGTATTAGTAGAGCGTAAGACCACAAAACGTATGAATTGATAAGGAATGTATATACTATTCCTGAAAGTGTGAGACAAAAAGTCCACACTTTTTTGCATTAACCATTGCGTCTACTTCTCTCTTTCTTATACACTGTATGCTGTAGGGGAAAAAACCAAGCTTTAATATGTTTGGAGCGATTTGATGACACAACAAAAATTAGATAAATATGAAATTATGGACGTTAGCTTACTAGCAGGTAAAATTATGTTAGAAAGCGGAGCAGAAACGTATCGAGTAGAAGACACAATGATGCGGATTGCAGCGTCTTACGGTATAAAAAAATCCCACAGCTATGTGACGCCAACAGGGATTATGTTTTCACTGGAAACGAAAGAACCGACGAAAACGAAGTTAATTCGTATTTCTGAACGAACGACAGATTTAAAAAAAGTAACCATGGTAAATAGCGTCTCAAGAACAATTAGCCAAGGAAACATTTCCCTGGAGGAAGCGTATGAAATGCTACAAGAAATTGAAGCAACGAACGTAGCTTTTCCACTATGGGTTCAACTTGTAGCTGCATCCATTTCTAGCGGATGCTTTTTAATCATGTTTCAAGGTCTATGGACGGACTTTATTCCAGCTATGTTTTCAGGGGGACTAGGATTTTTAACCGTGGTGTATTTCCACCGTCTTATTCCGATTCGCTTTTTTGCTGAGTTTACCGCTTCGTTAGTTATTGGACTTTTATCAGCTCTTTTAGTCGCTTCAGGACTGGGCACACAAATTGATAAAATTATTATTGGATCCGTTATGCCTCTCGTTCCTGGCTTATCCATTACCAATGCAGTGCGAGATTTAATGGCGGGACATTTACTGTCTGGATTATCAAAAGGAGCAGAAGCGTTTCTGACGGCATTCGCTATTGGTGCAGGTATTGCCATTGTATTTACGCTTCTATAGAAGGGAGGCATCATATGCATATCGTAGAGCAGATAATTACAAGTTTTATTGCTTCGGCAGCGTTTGGGATCATTTTTAATGTTCCACGTGAATCATTATTAAAAAGTGGCTTTGTCGGAATGGTTGGCTGGCTCATTTACTATTTGCTGACGTTCTATGGCGTAGATGAAATTCCAAGCACCGTTGTATCGGCCTTCTTTATTGCTATTATTAGTCAAATTTACGCAAAAATTTATCGCACGCCGATCATTATTTTCACCGTAGCAGGTATTATTCCGCTAGTTCCAGGAGGAACAGCATACGATGCCATGCGTAACTTTGTAGAAAATAACTATAATGAAGCGATTAGTCTTGCAGCGAAAGCCTTTATGATTTCAGGTTCAATTGCCATTGGTATTGTATTTTCTGAAGTCATTAACCAAATCATTCGTCAATCTAAATTAAATGCCAAAGCAAAATATCGACCGTAGAGAAGCAAGCTCAAATCAGAGCGTGCTTTTTTTATGAAAAAATAAAGAGGTCCTTCACTTTTTTGTCACAAGAAAGTCACGTTTTAGTCTAAAAACGTTCAAAAAATGTACGTGCACAGCTAAGAAAATAGACTATACTATGTAAATAGAAAGAGAGAAATTACATATATATGTGAAACATTGAGCATATTTCTCGAATTGTTATGCTCAATGTTTCACAATGTAAGTAAAAGATGCTCAGTAATGAGCAAAGTATCTATGGAAATGATGAATGTTCTTATATATGAAAGGGGAAAGAAGATGGATACAGTCATACTATCACGTATTCAATTTGCATCAACGACGCTGTTTCATTTTATCTTTGTACCGCTGTCTATAGGCCTTGTCTTTTTAGTAGCGATCATGGAAACGATGTACGTAGTAAAAAAAGATGAACAGTATAAAAAGATGGCAAAGTTTTGGGGGCACTTATTCCTGATTAACTTTGCTGTCGGAGTCGTAACAGGTATTTTACAAGAATTTCAGTTTGGCATGAACTGGTCAGAGTACTCACGGTTTGTAGGAGATGTATTCGGTGCGCCGCTTGCTATTGAAGCACTGCTAGCGTTTTTTATGGAGTCCACTTTCCTCGGACTGTGGATTTTCGGGTGGGATCGTTTGTCTAAATGGCTGCACTGTCTATGTATTTGGCTTGTTAGTCTAGGTACTATTTTTTCAGCGTTCTTTATTTTAACGGCTAATTCTTTTATGCAGCATCCGGTCGGAATGGAGCTAAATAATGGCCGTTTAGAAATGAATGACTTCTTTAAATTGTTAACAAACGGTCAGCTTTGGGTTGAATTCCCTCATACAATTTTAGGTTCGTTTGCAACAGGCGCCTTTTTTATTACGGGTGTCAGTGCCGTTATGCTCTTAAAGAAAAAACATTTGGCTTTTGCCAAAAAATCATTTCAAGTTGCTATCATTGTAGGGTTAGTTTCAGGTGTAGGAATTGCGCTATCTGGGCATGAACAGGCTGGATACTTAGTTAAAACACAGCCGATGAAAATGGCCGCAAGTGAAGGATTATGGGAAAACAGCGGAAGTCCAGGAGCCTGGACGGTAACAGCAAATATTCAACCTGATGAAAAGAAAAATACAAGTGAAATCAAAATACCTTATTTATTAAGCTTCTTATCATACGGGAAGTTTTCAGGTTCCGTTCCTGGAATGAACGAGCTGCAGGAGCAGTATACGGCGAAATATGGAGAAGGAAATTATATTCCACCCGTTCGGACAACGTTTTGGAGTTTCCGCATTATGGCTGGTCTAGGTGGCGTATTATGTGCATTAGGCATTTGGGGCACGCACTTGCTTTCTCGTAAAAAACTTCAAGAAAGCAAACTATTTTTACGTATTATGACGATTGCCATTGCCTTTCCGTTCCTTGGAAGCTCGGCAGGTTGGATTATGACAGAGATTGGCCGTCAGCCTTGGGTTGTATTTGGCTATATGAAAACCGAAGATGCCGTGTCTCCTGGTGTAACAGCAGGTGAATTGTTGTTCTCTATCGTTTCGTTTTCGTTTTTTTATTTAATTTTAGCTGTGATTATGGTGTTCTTGTTTGTTAAAGAAATTAAAAAAGGTCCAGATCATGATCACGAAGAACATACAAAAGTAGTATCAACTGATCCGTTTACAAAGGAGGGATACAATGTTTTCTCTTAATGAATTCTGGTATTTGCTAGTATCCGTTCTGTTTGTTGGTTTTATCTTCTTAGAAGGCTTTGATTTTGGTATTGGAATGGTGTCTCGTTTTTTAGGAAGAAACGACTTAGAGCGACGAGCTTTTATTAATACAATCGGTCCTTTTTGGGATGCAAATGAAGTTTGGCTAATTTCAGCAATTGGTGCTATGTTTGCCGCTTTTCCAAACTGGTATGCAACGCTATTAAGCGGGTCATATGTTCTTTTTGTTCTTCTTTTGCTTTCGCTTATCGGCCGCGGTGTAGCATTTGAATTTCGAGGAAAAGTTGAAAAACAGGCGTGGAAAAATGCGTGGGATTGGGTTATATTCTTTGGAAGTCTTTTTCCACCGCTCATTTTTGGCATCTTATTTTCAGCGCTAATGAAAGGACTGCCTGTTGAGAGCGACATGCAAATGAATGCCGGATTTTCGGATATTGTTAACCTATATACCATAACAGGCGGCGTGACATTAACAATGCTTTGCTTATGGCACGGCCTCATTTTTGCGACTATCCGTACGATGGACAACATTAGAGATCGTTCACGAAAAGTCGCTATGAAGCTTTTGCCTGTGAATGCCTTGCTGCTTCTTATTTTTTCAGGCCTGACGTTTTTTGAAACAGATTTATTCAGTAATCATAGCCGCTTGATGCTATATACATTTTTTATCGGTATTTTCGTGTATTTACTAGCAGGGTTTTTCCTTACACGTAAAAAAGATGGATGGGCATTTGCTATGTCTGGCTTAATTTTGATTTTATCAATTTCCTCTATATTTGCAGGGTTGTTTCCAACCGTGTTGGTTAGTTCAATCAATGAAAGCTATAGTTTAACCATTCATAATGCAGCATCAGGGAATTATTCCTTAAAAATTATGTCTTATGCAGCTATTGCGTTACTGCCTTTTGTGTTAGGTTATCAAATTTGGAGCTACTACGTTTTTAGAAAACGTGTAGATCATAAGGAGCATATGGAGTACTAATGGGTAGAGGTTTAATGGTTTACAACGGAATAAAAATGGTTCTTGCCATGTTAATAGGGCTTATTACTATTCAAAGTGTAGCCATTATTTTTCAAGCTAAGTGGCTTGCCGAAGTAATTACCGCCCTTTTTCATGGTGAAAGTTTAACTTCGCAGACAAAAACAATCGCATTGTTTTTGTCTACCTTTATTGTTCGTCAGATCATAAGTTTTATAGTGAAAAAAACAGCATATCAATTTGGAGTCAAAACGATTCAGGAACTTCGTTTGACGGTAATGAAAAGCATTTTTGCATTAGGACCGCGCTTTGCCAAAAATGAAGGGACAGGAAACTTAGTGACGCTCATCACAACAGGCCTACAGAAGCTTCGTGCTTATCTCGAGCTGTTTTTACCTAAACTGGCCGCCATTAGCGTTACACCTTGGCTAGTGCTCGCTTTCGTTTGGTATCATGATCGGCTTTCAGGCATTATTTTACTTGTGACCATGCCAATTTTAATTTTATTTATGATTTTGCTTGGACTGGCTGCACAGAAAAAAATAGATAGTCAATGGGAGACATATCATGTGCTGTCCAATCATTTTGTAGATTCGCTTCGAGGGTTAGAAACCTTAACATTTCTCGGGAAAAGTAAGGTACATGCTGAAACGATTGAAAGAGTGAGTGACCGTTATCGAAAAGCGACAATGGGGACGCTCCGAATTGCTTTTTTATCTACGTTTGCTCTTGATTTCTTTACGATGTTATCTGTAGCCATCGTGGCTGTTATGCTTGGTTTGCGGCTGGTGAATGGTTCGATGACATTAGAGCCTGCACTTATGATTTTATTGCTGGCGCCTGAATACTTCCTAGCGATACGAGAAGTCGGAAACGATTACCATGCAACATTGGACGGAAAAGAATCTGGAGATGCATTAATCAATATTGTGAAGCAGGCTGAAAAACCGTCGGCTAAAAAAGAAGATGTTCCTAGTTGGACTGAAAGCAGTGAACTTCAATTACGTCATATCACCGTAAAATATGACGAAAAGCATCCACCTTCTCTTGAAGATGTGTCACTGCATGTTAAAGGAATTAAGAAAATTGGGATCATAGGAAAAAGCGGAGCTGGAAAATCGACGCTTATTGATATACTAAGTGGATTTGTACAATTTACAGAAGGCTCTGCTGAAGTAAACGGCATGCCAATCGATTTACGCTCAGACGCTTGGCAACAGCAGATTACGTATATTCCTCAGCATCCATTTATTTTTAATGGAACAGTGAAAGAAAATATTGAATTTTATCAGGATAGAGGCGGCTCATATGATTATGAAGATGCTTTAACGAAAGCAGGACTTTTATCTACGATTCAACAGATGCCTAATAAGGAAAATGAAATGATAGGGGATGGAGGACGGCAGCTTAGCGGCGGCCAAGCTCAAAGAATTGCCCTAGCTCGAGCATTTCTAAGCGACCGCCCTATTATTATGCTTGATGAACCAACAGCACAAGTGGATATTGAAACGGAGTATGAATTAAAGCAAGATATTTTAACGATGTTCCAAGAGAAGTTATTTATTTTAGCTACGCACCGTCTGCATTGGATGAAAGACATGGACCTAATTGTTGTAATAGAGGACGGAAAGGTTGCAGAAATCGGTAATTATCAAGAACTGATTCAAAAAAAAGGAGCTTACTATCAATTTTTACATGAAGAGGAGGAGGTATGATGAAATATAAAAGTTGGATATGGCCCTACTTTAAAACATATAAATCTCGTATCTTTTCTATCTTAGTACTAAGCTTGTTAACGATTGGTTCTGCTTGCGCGCTAATGTTCACATCAGGTTATTTGATTTCAGCTTCTTCCTTACAGCCAGAAACGATTTTATTGGTGTACGTTCCAATTGTACTTGTGCGTACATTTGGTTTAAGCCGAGCAACCTTTCGTTATGCGGAGCGTCTTGTCAGTCACGATTTTATTCTTCATATTTTAGCTAAAATGCGTACGCGTCTTTATCATTTGATTGAACCGTTAATTGCTACATCTCGCTATCGAACAGGAGATGTTTTAGGAGTTCTGGCTGAAGATATTGAAAGTTTACAAGACTTGTTCTTACGTACCATTCTACCAACAATCTCAGCTGTTATTTTATATGTTATTTCTATTGTAGCTTTAGGATTCTTTAGCCTAAAGTTTGCATGTTTGATTGCCATCTATTTATTTTTATTAGTAATAGTGATGCCGCTTTTTTCCCTTTGGCATATGAAGGCGGCCAATCAGCGATATAAGTCGAGCAAAGCACAGTTATATGCCAAGGTTACAGACGGTTTTTTAGGAGTTGCTGATTGGGTGTTAAGCGGGCAGCAACTGTCATTTTTTCATTCGTATAACAAAACAGAAGATGAGTTAGATGGCATGGATCGCAAGCTTAAATTATGGACGTATTACCGAGAGTTAATTGGCCAAGTTATTGTAGCAGCTTTAATTGTCACAATGATTTGGTTTGGGGCGTCTCTTTTTGTA includes these proteins:
- a CDS encoding LacI family DNA-binding transcriptional regulator produces the protein MGRKKVTITEVAKEAGVSLATVSRIFNNKDGKIKISEKTKQKVLEAAAYLGYQTNPFAAALRAQKTGIIGILIRDLKDPFLIELLKKVQQQVQSRGMDVLIGHTDYQETTAERQLNVMMNHWFDGVILLDYVSAQHPFVDVLKQYQTPYVSLTGDDSSALWPIVHVDDAVGMQLAVAHLTDLGHKNIGFVGKAVSGVEHRLSLFHQYVPSANAKFVKEDMNNSDELYQFINELAHHSEPPTALICATDYIALKVIHCAWQNGLHVPADLSVIGFDDITEASEAHPPLTTIRQPMEKMAEKAVNLLLQQIQDQQEIDQVQYKMAPVLVERKTTKRMN
- a CDS encoding threonine/serine exporter family protein, whose amino-acid sequence is MTQQKLDKYEIMDVSLLAGKIMLESGAETYRVEDTMMRIAASYGIKKSHSYVTPTGIMFSLETKEPTKTKLIRISERTTDLKKVTMVNSVSRTISQGNISLEEAYEMLQEIEATNVAFPLWVQLVAASISSGCFLIMFQGLWTDFIPAMFSGGLGFLTVVYFHRLIPIRFFAEFTASLVIGLLSALLVASGLGTQIDKIIIGSVMPLVPGLSITNAVRDLMAGHLLSGLSKGAEAFLTAFAIGAGIAIVFTLL
- a CDS encoding threonine/serine exporter family protein, encoding MHIVEQIITSFIASAAFGIIFNVPRESLLKSGFVGMVGWLIYYLLTFYGVDEIPSTVVSAFFIAIISQIYAKIYRTPIIIFTVAGIIPLVPGGTAYDAMRNFVENNYNEAISLAAKAFMISGSIAIGIVFSEVINQIIRQSKLNAKAKYRP
- a CDS encoding cytochrome ubiquinol oxidase subunit I, which gives rise to MDTVILSRIQFASTTLFHFIFVPLSIGLVFLVAIMETMYVVKKDEQYKKMAKFWGHLFLINFAVGVVTGILQEFQFGMNWSEYSRFVGDVFGAPLAIEALLAFFMESTFLGLWIFGWDRLSKWLHCLCIWLVSLGTIFSAFFILTANSFMQHPVGMELNNGRLEMNDFFKLLTNGQLWVEFPHTILGSFATGAFFITGVSAVMLLKKKHLAFAKKSFQVAIIVGLVSGVGIALSGHEQAGYLVKTQPMKMAASEGLWENSGSPGAWTVTANIQPDEKKNTSEIKIPYLLSFLSYGKFSGSVPGMNELQEQYTAKYGEGNYIPPVRTTFWSFRIMAGLGGVLCALGIWGTHLLSRKKLQESKLFLRIMTIAIAFPFLGSSAGWIMTEIGRQPWVVFGYMKTEDAVSPGVTAGELLFSIVSFSFFYLILAVIMVFLFVKEIKKGPDHDHEEHTKVVSTDPFTKEGYNVFS
- the cydB gene encoding cytochrome d ubiquinol oxidase subunit II; translated protein: MFSLNEFWYLLVSVLFVGFIFLEGFDFGIGMVSRFLGRNDLERRAFINTIGPFWDANEVWLISAIGAMFAAFPNWYATLLSGSYVLFVLLLLSLIGRGVAFEFRGKVEKQAWKNAWDWVIFFGSLFPPLIFGILFSALMKGLPVESDMQMNAGFSDIVNLYTITGGVTLTMLCLWHGLIFATIRTMDNIRDRSRKVAMKLLPVNALLLLIFSGLTFFETDLFSNHSRLMLYTFFIGIFVYLLAGFFLTRKKDGWAFAMSGLILILSISSIFAGLFPTVLVSSINESYSLTIHNAASGNYSLKIMSYAAIALLPFVLGYQIWSYYVFRKRVDHKEHMEY
- the cydD gene encoding thiol reductant ABC exporter subunit CydD; this translates as MGRGLMVYNGIKMVLAMLIGLITIQSVAIIFQAKWLAEVITALFHGESLTSQTKTIALFLSTFIVRQIISFIVKKTAYQFGVKTIQELRLTVMKSIFALGPRFAKNEGTGNLVTLITTGLQKLRAYLELFLPKLAAISVTPWLVLAFVWYHDRLSGIILLVTMPILILFMILLGLAAQKKIDSQWETYHVLSNHFVDSLRGLETLTFLGKSKVHAETIERVSDRYRKATMGTLRIAFLSTFALDFFTMLSVAIVAVMLGLRLVNGSMTLEPALMILLLAPEYFLAIREVGNDYHATLDGKESGDALINIVKQAEKPSAKKEDVPSWTESSELQLRHITVKYDEKHPPSLEDVSLHVKGIKKIGIIGKSGAGKSTLIDILSGFVQFTEGSAEVNGMPIDLRSDAWQQQITYIPQHPFIFNGTVKENIEFYQDRGGSYDYEDALTKAGLLSTIQQMPNKENEMIGDGGRQLSGGQAQRIALARAFLSDRPIIMLDEPTAQVDIETEYELKQDILTMFQEKLFILATHRLHWMKDMDLIVVIEDGKVAEIGNYQELIQKKGAYYQFLHEEEEV